The following proteins are encoded in a genomic region of Gossypium hirsutum isolate 1008001.06 chromosome D05, Gossypium_hirsutum_v2.1, whole genome shotgun sequence:
- the LOC107906682 gene encoding uncharacterized protein isoform X1 produces the protein MDTLSGFAFITNCNTSSCTRFSLLPPHQRPPLSRRNPTVYVLKTSSSSVSESVEENVLEMFFKDREVNGDFVSKVSDMLWQREVLKVVDTDASEPAGTAEQSQQVIESDDDSGFLKLSRTQEWLLGDNSAPRNKKAIAKVLQDDGERRKKLNLLKYEALKRELTLLSLGIGTACSGYCLIVLSFQAAVSYAIGVLFSCLYLQLLYQHADGLSEEMVPQIFKQKKSKKIGIRSEDLQDFFERTIKGSGIALSSPRLVIPAAVYGLWIVSHKFLANDFFDFQLVPAMLGMFAYKAAALVQVYRDNEDLQFVFPENEEQSNK, from the exons ATGGACACTCTTTCAGGGTTTGCTTTCATCACCAACTGCAACACTTCTTCATGCACAAGATTCTCTCTCCTTCCTCCTCATCAAAGACCACCACTTTCCAGAAGAAACCCCACTGTCTATGTCTTGAAAACAAGCTCTTCTTCAG TGAGTGAATCTGTAGAAGAGAACGTTCTGGAGATGTTCTTCAAGGATAGAGAAGTAAATGGAGATTTTGTCTCCAAAGTTTCGGACATGCTATGGCAGAGAGAGGTTCTGAAAGTTGTTGATACCGATGCCAGTGAACCAGCTGGCACTGCTGAGCAATCACAGCAG GTCATTGAAAGTGATGATGATAGTGGGTTTTTGAAGCTGTCAAGAACTCAAGAATGGTTATTAGGTGACAATTCTGCACCAAGGAATAAGAAAGCCATTGCCAAG GTGTTGCAGGATGACGGTGAAAGAAGGAAGAAACTGAATCTTCTAAAATATGAAGCT CTCAAGAGGGAATTAACACTTTTATCACTTGGAATTGGGACAGCATGCAGTGGGTACTGTTTGATAGTGTTATCATTTCAG GCTGCTGTTAGTTATGCAATTGGGGTTCTTTTCAG TTGCTTATACCTCCAGCTCTTATATCAACATGCGGATGGCCTATCAGAGGAAATGGTTCCTCAGATTTTCAAgcaaaagaaatcaaagaa AATAGGAATAAGAAGTGAGGATTTGCAAGACTTCTTTGAGAGAACAATTAAGGGTAGTGGCATTGCTCTTTCTTCTCCCAGACTAGTGATCCCAGCTGCCGTATATGGATTGTGGATCGTGTCGCACAAATTTTTGGCCAATGATTTCTTTGATTTCCAG CTTGTGCCTGCAATGCTTGGGATGTTTGCATACAAGGCAGCTGCTCTTGTTCAAGTATACAGAGATAACGAAGACCTGCAGTTTGTCTTTCCAGAAAACGAGGAACAGTCAAATAAATGA
- the LOC107906682 gene encoding uncharacterized protein isoform X2, which produces MDTLSGFAFITNCNTSSCTRFSLLPPHQRPPLSRRNPTVYVLKTSSSSVSESVEENVLEMFFKDREVNGDFVSKVSDMLWQREVLKVVDTDASEPAGTAEQSQQVIESDDDSGFLKLSRTQEWLLGDNSAPRNKKAIAKLKRELTLLSLGIGTACSGYCLIVLSFQAAVSYAIGVLFSCLYLQLLYQHADGLSEEMVPQIFKQKKSKKIGIRSEDLQDFFERTIKGSGIALSSPRLVIPAAVYGLWIVSHKFLANDFFDFQLVPAMLGMFAYKAAALVQVYRDNEDLQFVFPENEEQSNK; this is translated from the exons ATGGACACTCTTTCAGGGTTTGCTTTCATCACCAACTGCAACACTTCTTCATGCACAAGATTCTCTCTCCTTCCTCCTCATCAAAGACCACCACTTTCCAGAAGAAACCCCACTGTCTATGTCTTGAAAACAAGCTCTTCTTCAG TGAGTGAATCTGTAGAAGAGAACGTTCTGGAGATGTTCTTCAAGGATAGAGAAGTAAATGGAGATTTTGTCTCCAAAGTTTCGGACATGCTATGGCAGAGAGAGGTTCTGAAAGTTGTTGATACCGATGCCAGTGAACCAGCTGGCACTGCTGAGCAATCACAGCAG GTCATTGAAAGTGATGATGATAGTGGGTTTTTGAAGCTGTCAAGAACTCAAGAATGGTTATTAGGTGACAATTCTGCACCAAGGAATAAGAAAGCCATTGCCAAG CTCAAGAGGGAATTAACACTTTTATCACTTGGAATTGGGACAGCATGCAGTGGGTACTGTTTGATAGTGTTATCATTTCAG GCTGCTGTTAGTTATGCAATTGGGGTTCTTTTCAG TTGCTTATACCTCCAGCTCTTATATCAACATGCGGATGGCCTATCAGAGGAAATGGTTCCTCAGATTTTCAAgcaaaagaaatcaaagaa AATAGGAATAAGAAGTGAGGATTTGCAAGACTTCTTTGAGAGAACAATTAAGGGTAGTGGCATTGCTCTTTCTTCTCCCAGACTAGTGATCCCAGCTGCCGTATATGGATTGTGGATCGTGTCGCACAAATTTTTGGCCAATGATTTCTTTGATTTCCAG CTTGTGCCTGCAATGCTTGGGATGTTTGCATACAAGGCAGCTGCTCTTGTTCAAGTATACAGAGATAACGAAGACCTGCAGTTTGTCTTTCCAGAAAACGAGGAACAGTCAAATAAATGA